The following are encoded in a window of Gossypium raimondii isolate GPD5lz chromosome 13, ASM2569854v1, whole genome shotgun sequence genomic DNA:
- the LOC105783563 gene encoding uncharacterized protein LOC105783563 has product MGGCASVYGQMAIPRPHKRHFSFGKRHGKMSGKIPPPIPEVRRNMSDASMTDITVSEYVHVDYENGSEMSNKTFHVTQLQYNHSQLSSNGKCQDEVWFDSVSIMESESDEDCHSVYGGGAERYVYRPRAGVQIPCSGEKATPGTWSEISPSVFKLRGLNFFRDKQKSPAPDCSPYVPIGVDLFICATKMNHIAEHVQLPKVKPHDKVPALLIVNIQVPTYPANVFIGDANGEGLSLVLYFKASDTFDKDISPQFQETIKKFVDDEMEKVRGFAKESTVPFRERLKIMAGLVNPEDLQIGATEKKLIQAYNDKPVLSRPQHSFFQGENYFEIDIDIHRFSYISRKGLESFIDRMENGIINLGLTIQAQKPEELPEQALCCLRLNKIDFVNHGQIPTIVTSKDDLI; this is encoded by the exons ATGGGTGGTTGCGCCTCGGTATACGGTCAAATGGCAATACCTAGACCACATAAACGACACTTCAGTTTCGGGAAGCGTCACGGAAAGATGTCGGGAAAGATTCCCCCTCCCATCCCTGAAGTACGTAGGAATATGAGCGATGCCAGCATGACCGATATCACCGTTAGTGAATACGTTCACGTAGACTATGAGAACGGGTCCGAGATGTCTAACAAAACATTTCATGTAACACAGCTACAATATAACCACAGTCAACTTTCTTCCAATG GGAAATGCCAAGATGAAGTATGGTTCGATTCGGTTAGTATTATGGAGTCCGAGTCGGACGAGGATTGCCATAGCGTATACGGAG GTGGAGCCGAGCGGTACGTTTACCGTCCCCGAGCTGGAGTTCAAATCCCTTGTTCGGGAGAGAAGGCGACACCAGGAACGTGGTCAGAGATTTCACCTTCAGTTTTCAAGCTTCGCGGACTGAATTTCTTTAG AGATAAACAAAAGTCCCCAGCACCAGATTGTAGCCCATATGTACCAATAGGGGTTGATTTATTTATCTGCGCAACTAAAATGAACCACATTGCTGAGCACGTTCAATTGCCAAAAGTAAAACCACATGATAAAGTGCCTGCTCTTTTGATTGTTAACATACAG GTGCCAACTTATCCTGCCAATGTGTTTATTGGTGATGCCAATGGGGAAGGTTTGAGCCTTGTCTTGTATTTTAAGGCCTCAGATACTTTTGATAAAGATATATCCCCTCAATTCCAGGAAACCATCAAG AAATTTGTGGACGATGAAATGGAAAAGGTTAGAGGGTTTGCCAAGGAGTCCACCGTGCCTTTCAGAGAGAGGCTAAAAATTATGGCAGGCTTGGTTAACCCTGAAGACCTACAAATTGGTGCTACTGAAAAGAAACTTATTCAAGCTTATAACGATAAGCCAGTGCTTTCGCGCCCTCAACACTCTTTCTTTCAG GGCGAGAATTACTTTGAGATCGATATAGATATACACCGGTTTAGCTACATATCTAGGAAAGGACTTGAATCATTTATAGACCGCATGGAGAATGGGATAATTAATCTGGGTTTAACCATTCAG GCACAAAAACCAGAGGAGCTACCAGAGCAAGCATTGTGCTGTTTACGCTTGAATAAGATTGATTTTGTAAATCATGGCCAAATTCCCACCATTGTAACCTCCAAAGATGATTTAATTTGA
- the LOC105783960 gene encoding isopentenyl phosphate kinase, translating into MEETNLNQTIRCIVKLGGAAITCKNELEKINEENLDTVSSHLRQAMNLGSCSKQVMGMDWSKRDGVSDISSSLCDFGDQCQFNVDFSRFVVVHGAGSFGHFQASKSGVHKGGLNQPLVKAGFVATRISVTTLNLEIVRALAREGIPSIAMSPYSCGWSTSERNVASADLLGVAKAIDSGFIPVLHGDAVLDDRLGCTILSGDVIIRHLAEHLRPEYVVFLTDVSGVYDRPPTDPNAVLLREIAVDEDGKWSVVKPTPQSMNKQVEITVAAHDTTGGMVTKISEAAMIAKLGIDVYIVKAATSHSLRALRGELRHDIPDDWLGTVIRFSR; encoded by the exons ATGGAAGAAACCAACCTTAACCAAACAATCCGTTGCATCGTCAAACTTg GAGGAGCAGCAATTACTTGTAAAAATGAGCTAGAGAAGATCAATGAAGAGAATCTGGACACAGTTTCATCCCATTTGAGGCAAGCAATGAATCTGGGTTCTTGCTCAAAGCAAGTTATGGGGATGGATTGGAGTAAAAGAGATGGGGTTTCGGATATTTCTTCTAGTTTATGTGATTTTGGTGATCAGTGTCAGTTCAACGTTGATTTCAGCAGATTTGTTGTCGTTCATGGTGCAG GTTCATTTGGGCATTTTCAGGCAAGCAAATCTGGGGTTCATAAAGGGGGATTGAATCAACCTCTTGTCAAGGCTGGTTTCGTTGCAACTCGAATTTCT GTCACGACTCTTAATCTTGAAATTGTTCGAGCACTAGCCAGAG AGGGTATTCCTTCTATCGCAATGTCTCCGTATTCATGTGGATGGTCAACCTCCGAAAGAAAT GTAGCTTCTGCTGATTTGTTGGGAGTAGCCAAAGCGATTGACTCAGGCTTTATCCCT GTTTTACACGGAGATGCAGTACTTGATGACCGCCTG GGATGCACCATTTTGAGCGGAGATGTTATCATCCGTCATCTTGCAGAACACCTGAGGCCGGAATATGTCGTCTTTCTT ACTGATGTTTCGGGTGTATATGACCGACCACCAACCGATCCAAATGCTGTTCTCTTAAGAGAAATAG CCGTGGATGAAGATGGAAAGTGGTCCGTTGTGAAACCAACTCCGCAAAGCATGAACAAGCAAG TTGAAATAACGGTAGCAGCTCATGATACGACTGGGGGAATGGTGACCAAAATATCGGAAGCTGCAATGATTGCAAAGCTCGGAATTGACGTTTACATAGTGAAG GCCGCCACAAGCCACTCATTGAGAGCATTGAGGGGAGAACTGAGACATGACATACCAGATGACTGGCTCGGGACGGTTATCCGGTTCTCAAGATAG
- the LOC105783562 gene encoding LOW QUALITY PROTEIN: probable WRKY transcription factor 4 (The sequence of the model RefSeq protein was modified relative to this genomic sequence to represent the inferred CDS: inserted 1 base in 1 codon) — protein sequence MGESQEQKPSSQPSKTVAVSRPTITPPPRPFTDALFNGGLGMMGFSPGPMTLVSNLFPDSDELKTFSQLLAGAMASPAAGKIPNFFPLTTTEGQGGVSGSGGGGDDTGSRFRHNKPAGLVIAQPPPMFTLPTGLSPASLLESPGFSVFSPIAQGPFGMTHQQALAQVTAQAAQAQCSSAAAASLAPVSAFTANMTTNQQMPISLHSSTVTVNEPSDACQSDHRSQPASLIVDKPADDGYNWRKYGQKQVKGSEFPRSYYKCTSPGCPVKKKVERSIDGQVTEIIYKGQHNHQPPPPSKHAKDTGSLNGNPGKQGNSESASQLQCGSSNILMSKKDQESSQATAEHISGTSDSEEAGENEVGVDEKDEDEPDPKRRSTEIRVSEPASSHRTVTEPRIIVQTTSEVDLLDDGYRWRKYGQKVVKGNPYPRSYYKCTTLGCNVRKHVERAATNPKAVITTYEGKHNHNVPAAKRSSHNXVNSKASQARMQNAVNERHTVNNRADFGNNSRQLIVCLLLKEGQRT from the exons ATGGGTGAAAGCCAAGAGCAGAAGCCATCATCTCAGCCGTCGAAAACGGTGGCGGTTTCACGGCCCACGATTACTCCCCCACCACGGCCTTTCACGGACGCCTTGTTCAACGGTGGGCTTGGCATGATGGGTTTTAGTCCAGGTCCCATGACGCTTGTTTCCAATTTATTTCCCGACTCCGACGAGTTAAAGACCTTTTCTCAGTTACTGGCCGGTGCTATGGCCTCGCCCGCTGCTGGGAAGATACCCAATTTTTTTCCTCTTACTACCACCGAAGGGCAGGGTGGTGTAAGCGGTTCTGGCGGTGGAGGTGACGACACGGGGTCGCGGTTTAGGCATAATAAACCGGCCGGTTTGGTGATAGCGCAACCGCCGCCAATGTTTACGCTGCCGACTGGGTTGAGCCCCGCGAGCTTGTTGGAGTCTCCTGGGTTTAGCGTGTTTTCACCTATTGCCCAG GGACCTTTCGGCATGACGCACCAGCAGGCACTAGCGCAGGTCACCGCGCAGGCTGCCCAAGCGCAATGTTCCTCAGCAGCAGCTGCGTCTTTGGCACCGGTTTCAGCTTTTACTGCTAATATGACTACGAACCAGCAGATGCCGATATCTTTGCACAGCTCGACTGTTACTGTGAATGAGCCATCGGATGCATGCCAATCTGATCATAGATCCCAACCTGCTTCATTGATTGTCGATAAGCCTGCTGATGATGGGTATAACTGGCGAAAATACGGGCAGAAACAGGTAAAAGGGAGTGAGTTTCCGAGAAGTTATTATAAGTGCACTAGTCCAGGTTGTCCGGTGAAGAAGAAGGTTGAGAGATCAATAGATGGCCAAGTGACCGAAATCATCTACAAGGGGCAGCATAACCATCAACCTCCGCCGCCAAGTAAGCATGCCAAAGATACTGGAAGCTTAAATGGAAATCCGGGTAAGCAGGGGAATTCCGAATCAGCTTCCCAACTTCAGTGTGGCAGCTCGAACATATTGATGTCCAAGAAGGACCAAGAATCTAGCCAAGCTACTGCTGAACATATTTCTGGGACGAGTGACAGTGAGGAAGCAGGTGAGAACGAAGTTGGTGTagatgaaaaagatgaagacGAACCTGACCCCAAAAGACG AAGTACAGAAATCAGGGTCTCAGAGCCTGCTTCTTCACATCGGACTGTTACGGAACCTAGAATTATTGTGCAGACAACAAGCGAAGTTGATCTCTTGGATGATGGCTATAGGTGGCGCAAGTACGGACAGAAAGTTGTCAAAGGCAATCCTTATCCAAG AAGCTACTATAAATGTACAACCCTGGGATGCAATGTCCGTAAGCATGTTGAGAGAGCTGCGACAAATCCCAAAGCTGTTATAACAACTTACGAGGGAAAACATAATCACAACGTACCAGCTGCCAAAAGAAGCAGCCACA ACGTCAACAGTAAAGCATCACAAGCAAGAATGCAGAATGCAGTGAATGAGAGGCATACTGTAAATAACAGAGCAGATTTTGGGAACAATAGTCGACAACTCATAGTATGTTTACTGTTAAAAGAAGGGCAGAGAACATAA